GATAAAAATTAAAAAAACTAAAAATCAGTTTGTTGTTAATCTGGAATTTCCTCAAAATAAATAGTAATGGATATACTTAAAGCAATAATAATTGACGATGAAGCCTTAGCCAGAGAATTGCTTCGTTCCTATCTTGAATTAGAGAAAGATATTGAAATAATTGGCGAATATTCTAATGGATTTCAAGCTTTAAAAGCCATAAATGAGTTAAATCCTGATTTTATTTTTTTGGATATTCAAATGCCCAAATTAACAGGTTTTGAAATGTTAGAACTGCTTGATAAACCATACAATATCATATTTACAACAGCTTATAATGAATATGCCATTAAGGCTTTTGAGCACAATGCAATAGATTATTTATTGAAACCCTTCTCGGGCGATAGGTTTAAGAGTGCCTTGAACAAAGCAAAAGAAAGAATTAAAAATGCCAGTTCTCAAGAACAAATTGAGAAAATAAAATCTCATAATGATGCATCAAATGAGTTGATTAGTAGGGTGGTTGTGAAGTCCAGGAATAAAATTGATGTAATTTCGGTGAGTAAAATAAAATATTTCGAAGCTCAGGATGATTATGTAATGATATATACCAGCGAAGGAAAATTTCTAAAACAAAAAACAATGAAATATTTCGAAGCACATTTAAATCCTAAAGATTTTTGCAGAATTCACCGATCTTATTTACTTAGAATTGATCAGATATCGCAACTGCAACCATACGAAAAAGATAACTGGATTGTAATTTTAAAAAGTGGAGAAAGTTTAAAAGTAAGCCGTAATGGGTTTAAACTCCTCAAAAAACAGCTTGAAATATAATGATAAAAAATGAAGTATTGCAAAGCATTATCCACAGCGGATAGTGCTTTTTTTTTACTTGTTGTATTAATCATTAATAGTTTTTTACTACTACAGTTGAGTATTCGTAAAAACATTAATATTTAATTAAAAGCATGTATTTATTGGATTGATTGATATATTTTGCCGATGAATATCATTATTTTTTTTAGACTTTAAGTATTTGTTTCAACATAATATCATATATTTGTTGTCCCTACTACTTTATTATTCTAATCTAAAAATTACAATGAAATTTAAAATCATGTATCGTTTAAGTGCTTTCATTTTTATTATTGGCTGCATTTTTACGACTAATTCAACTTTTGCTTTAAATCAAGCAACAAATTCCAAAACCTCATCTGTTACTGGAAGAGTTTTCGAAAACCAACACAAAAAACCACTCGAATTTGCTACTATCTCTGTTTTTTGTGTAAAAGATTCTTCGCTTATAAAAGGAACAATAAGTAATAAAAAAGGAGAATTTACAATTAATAAGCTTAATGCAGATAAGTACTTTCTTAAGGTCGAATATATAGGCTTTAACTCTTTTACAGGTGATATTTTTACTTTAAAAAGCGATGAAAAGAAAGTATTACAGAATCCGATTGTATTAAGTGTTGATACAAAAAAATTGTCGGAAGTTACCGTGCATGGACAAAGAGAATTTGCGCGTGTTGAATTGAATAAAACAGTGTACAATGTTTCTAAATCGCCTTTGGCTGATGGAGGAACAGTTAATGAAGTGCTTACCACAATTCCTAAGCTAAGTGTAAATGCAAATGGCGATATTCAGTTTAGAGGCAGCTCTAATGTGAAAATATTAATCGATGGAAAAATGAGTGGACTGTTAGGAATGAATCCATCCGAGGTTCTTAGTACTTTGTCAGCATCCGATGTAGATAGAGTAGAGCTTATAAGTACTTCGTCGGCAAAATATGATGCATCTGGCTCTTCTGGTATTGTTAATATTATTATGAAAAGAAATAGAACAAAGGGATTTAACGGAAGTACCTCTGCAACTATTGGCACGAAAGATAAAAAATCGGGAAGTTTTAGTGCTAATATGCGTACCGGAAAGCTAAATTTCTTTGGTGCTTACAATTATAAATCCGATTGGGCCAACAGAGATTATCACGTAGAAAGACAAATTTATGAGAAGAATTCTTATATGTTGGAAAATGCTGATGTCGATTTCGGGAATCGTTATCATATTGGAAAATTAGGTATGGATTACCTTATTAACAATAACAATACTTTTACCGTTTCGGCAACTTATCGTGATATTCTTCAAAACTGGAATGGTACTTATAATTATGAGAATAGGGACTTATTAAGTAGTGCAATGCCTATCTTAAGCTATCGAACAAGTGCTGTTGATCTCGATCTGAAATCCTGGGTTTACAATGCATCTTACATTCATAAATTTACTAAAAAAGGTCAAAGTCTATCGCTTGATTTTGCTCATACCGACAATAGAGCAGACAATAGTGGAGATTATCAATGGTTTGATGGAAGCCCTGAAAATAAGAGTAATTCCACATCTGATTTTTATAAAACAGCAAGGAAAGAGACACTTAGTCAAATCGATTATGTACATCCTGTTGGCGATAATGGAAAATTTGAAACAGGTTATTTGTATAGATCTAACGAAATTGATTATGAAGATCAGACTGATTTATCAACAGCCTTTAATTACGAAGAAAACATTCATGGTTTATATGCTATGTACACCGGAATGGCAGGAAAATTCGAATATGAGCTAGGAGTAAGAGCCGAATACTCAGACATTGAAACCAATAGTGATTTTCAGGATGATTATTTTGATTTGTTTCCAAGTGTACATCTATCTTATGTATTTTCTGATAAAAAACAATTTCAATTGGCTTATGATAGAATGATTTATCGTCCGAATTCAGGCATGTTAAATCCATTTCAAAATTTAAGAGATCCAGAAAATCAACGCTTGGGGTCCCAAAGTATTAATGCTTATTATAACGACAATGTTGAAATGTCGATGGCATTCGATAGAGATAAAATCAGTTATAAAACTACGCTTTATTTTAATTACTATAATAATTTAATTAATCAGTACAGAAGTATTAATGATGAGGGACAAGCAGTGGTTTCTTATGGTAATTTCGAATCTAAATTATTTTCAGCTCTTGAGTTTGAAGCTTCCACTAAATTAAACAAATGGTGGAGTTTAAATGCTTATGTGGCTGGTATATATGAAGAAATTGATCCAGGAACTAATTTTAATTTTGGTTCTTCTAATATGTGGGAAGTTGAAGGGAAAATTACTTCAATGATGAACTTTAAAAAATGGTTTAAATTGCAGACAAGTTTCAGATATCAATCAGAAATATTAACTGCTCAGGGAAAATATCAGAATTTATATTATCTCGATTTGGGTATGAGTCGTAGAGTATTGAAAGGAAAAGGAGTTGTATCATTCACAGCTAATGATATTTTCAACACCTTCAGGTTTAAGGTACACTCATCCGACTCCGAATTTTATAACAAAGAGATTTTGTATAAAGAAACGCAGATTGTAAAACTAAGTTTCCGATATTATTTTGGAAAACGATATGGTATTTTAAGAGCGAAACCTAAGAAATCAGGAATGCGACATTCCGAAATGGATATTTAAGCAATTTACTTAATAGATTAACCTCGCTATTTAGCGAGGTTTTTTGTTGTTAAAATATTTATTAATATAATTTTTAAGAAAATATTTTTTACAGATATATTTTGCTTATTCATCTGCAAACACTCTTGTTTCGCCGACTTTTAAGATCTTTTATAGAAGATTCATGTTTATTAGGCCGCATTATTAATACCTTTGCGCCACTTTATGAATACAGACAAAAATACTAAAAACGTATACGAATTAGAAAATTCGAAGGTTAGCAGCTTATTATGGAAATACTTTCTGCCCGCATTTACAGGTGTTGTAATTAACTCTTTGTATAATGTTGTCGATCGTATTTTTATTGGTCAGGGGATTAGTGCAAATGCACTTTCGGGCTTAAGTGCAGTGTTTCCAATCATGCTAATTTTAATGGCATTTGGCATGCTTATAGGAATGGGTGCCGGAGTTCGAATATCTATTAATTTAGGGAAGAAAGACTTTGCTCGTGCCGAGTGGGTATTGGGAAACTCTTTTATATTAATGATTATTGTATCGGTAATTATTACAGCCATTGGTTTTACTATTAAAGATCCTCTTTTACATTTATTTGGTGTAGCAAACAACACCATGATGGTTGCCAACGAATACTTGAATATTATATTATATGGTGCAATTTTTAATGTTGTTGGCTTCTCTATGAATAACTTAATTCGTTCAGAGGGCAATGCTAAAATTGCAATGTATTCAATGCTAATTAGTGCAGGGACAAATATCATTTTAGACCCTATCTTTATTTTTGCTTTAGATATGGGAGTAGCAGGTGCTGCCTGGGCAACAATTGTATCACAATTTATACTCTGTGTATGGGTAATTAAACATTTTCGAAGTTCCAGATCGGTTATAAAGTTAAGAGCTAGTAATTTTAAGCCTAACGGACAAATTGTGATGTATATTATTACCATTGGATTTGCTCCTTTTTCTATGCAGCTTGCAGGAAGTTTTGTGCAGGGCTTATACAATATACAATTGGTGAAATTTAGTAACGATATTGCTATTGCTGCCATGGGAATTATAAACTCTGTGGCAATGCTAATTGTTATGACCATTATTGCTATAAATATGGCAGCTCAGCCTATTTTTGGTTTTAATTATGGAGCAAAGAATTTCTCGAGGGTAAAAGAGGCTTTAAAAATTAGTATGTCTGCAGCCACCGCTATTGCTGTATTTGGATGGATTCTTGTTCAATTGTTTCCAGAAACTTTAGTTTTGGCTTTTAATAGCAATAGTAAAGAATTACTTGAGGTGGGTACCAAAGGTTTAAGAGTATTTATGATTGCTCTTCCCATTGTAGGCTTTCAAATTATTGTAGGAAATTATTTTCAATCTATTGGGCGAGCAGGAATTTCGGCTTTGTTAACATTAATGCGACAGGTTATTTTATTAATTCCTATTCTATTTATTTTGCCTAATTATTTAGGTCTTGATGGGGTTTGGTTTGCAGGCCCTATTTCTGATGTTGGATCGGCTATAGTTGCTTCAATTTTTATAATACGGGAATTTAAAAAATTAAATAGTAAAATAGACATTTCCTGATTTCTTTTCACCTAAGTATTTATTCTAAATTAAGAGTCAAGCATAAATTTATCGTAGTCAATCCCTTTAAATTTTGTAATTTATATCAATACAAATAAAGGCATGCGATGAGGAGTGTATTGGTTTTTCTATTTTTCTTTCTTCTGTTTGGTTGCTATTCGCAGGATGTACCTCTTGTAAATAATAATCATCCCCGAATAGATTTGAGCCAAAATCGTTTCGACTGGTTAAAAGAAAATATATCTTCTGGCGAGTGTGGGGAAACATATACTCGTTTTAAAAGTAGCTACGACCGCGATTGGGTAACATTCCCAACAATGTATCTTGTGGGTTCCGACGAATCGCAATGGAATTTTCAGTTTAATTCTATCGATGCATTTCGAATGTCGAAAATGACGGCTTTCCTTTTAAAAATGGGCACCG
This genomic interval from uncultured Marinifilum sp. contains the following:
- a CDS encoding MATE family efflux transporter; the protein is MNTDKNTKNVYELENSKVSSLLWKYFLPAFTGVVINSLYNVVDRIFIGQGISANALSGLSAVFPIMLILMAFGMLIGMGAGVRISINLGKKDFARAEWVLGNSFILMIIVSVIITAIGFTIKDPLLHLFGVANNTMMVANEYLNIILYGAIFNVVGFSMNNLIRSEGNAKIAMYSMLISAGTNIILDPIFIFALDMGVAGAAWATIVSQFILCVWVIKHFRSSRSVIKLRASNFKPNGQIVMYIITIGFAPFSMQLAGSFVQGLYNIQLVKFSNDIAIAAMGIINSVAMLIVMTIIAINMAAQPIFGFNYGAKNFSRVKEALKISMSAATAIAVFGWILVQLFPETLVLAFNSNSKELLEVGTKGLRVFMIALPIVGFQIIVGNYFQSIGRAGISALLTLMRQVILLIPILFILPNYLGLDGVWFAGPISDVGSAIVASIFIIREFKKLNSKIDIS
- a CDS encoding TonB-dependent receptor; amino-acid sequence: MKFKIMYRLSAFIFIIGCIFTTNSTFALNQATNSKTSSVTGRVFENQHKKPLEFATISVFCVKDSSLIKGTISNKKGEFTINKLNADKYFLKVEYIGFNSFTGDIFTLKSDEKKVLQNPIVLSVDTKKLSEVTVHGQREFARVELNKTVYNVSKSPLADGGTVNEVLTTIPKLSVNANGDIQFRGSSNVKILIDGKMSGLLGMNPSEVLSTLSASDVDRVELISTSSAKYDASGSSGIVNIIMKRNRTKGFNGSTSATIGTKDKKSGSFSANMRTGKLNFFGAYNYKSDWANRDYHVERQIYEKNSYMLENADVDFGNRYHIGKLGMDYLINNNNTFTVSATYRDILQNWNGTYNYENRDLLSSAMPILSYRTSAVDLDLKSWVYNASYIHKFTKKGQSLSLDFAHTDNRADNSGDYQWFDGSPENKSNSTSDFYKTARKETLSQIDYVHPVGDNGKFETGYLYRSNEIDYEDQTDLSTAFNYEENIHGLYAMYTGMAGKFEYELGVRAEYSDIETNSDFQDDYFDLFPSVHLSYVFSDKKQFQLAYDRMIYRPNSGMLNPFQNLRDPENQRLGSQSINAYYNDNVEMSMAFDRDKISYKTTLYFNYYNNLINQYRSINDEGQAVVSYGNFESKLFSALEFEASTKLNKWWSLNAYVAGIYEEIDPGTNFNFGSSNMWEVEGKITSMMNFKKWFKLQTSFRYQSEILTAQGKYQNLYYLDLGMSRRVLKGKGVVSFTANDIFNTFRFKVHSSDSEFYNKEILYKETQIVKLSFRYYFGKRYGILRAKPKKSGMRHSEMDI
- a CDS encoding LytTR family transcriptional regulator DNA-binding domain-containing protein translates to MDILKAIIIDDEALARELLRSYLELEKDIEIIGEYSNGFQALKAINELNPDFIFLDIQMPKLTGFEMLELLDKPYNIIFTTAYNEYAIKAFEHNAIDYLLKPFSGDRFKSALNKAKERIKNASSQEQIEKIKSHNDASNELISRVVVKSRNKIDVISVSKIKYFEAQDDYVMIYTSEGKFLKQKTMKYFEAHLNPKDFCRIHRSYLLRIDQISQLQPYEKDNWIVILKSGESLKVSRNGFKLLKKQLEI